A single Streptomyces sp. Edi2 DNA region contains:
- a CDS encoding PP2C family protein-serine/threonine phosphatase has product MTTPHVPKVAGIEPALPAPAHTVDPHGPKAPPGCAAGAPSDASSAGSSDGLSDTSPGGSPGAAAGPAPAVVPDVSVVDQLAAVQDRLAGWISDLSTLHDLTEQLARTRTLEDALHELLRAGASLVGARRGLVVLAPSDGLGPETTVGLGLGHAEIGHIETIPRRALSYARILDGLPERATGDDTRSGPLDDTCHPARGEGRTAGPRNDVPAGPCTEIAEPDIPGEKDLDPRLREVAARLGYAASYAVPLCGEPFGRTGAAVWLYDEPAEPTARQRHLVGLYRAHAAEHVARLLELHRSRRATETLREELLPHRLPRIPGVRLAVRHSTGPRGGGDWYDALPLPDGALGLAVGSVTGSGPSAVAAMGRLRASLRAYAVMEGEDPVAVLSDLELLLRLTEPARSATALFAYTEPPPGAPGGPPVLPGGVADPFARKLLLAGAGHCPPLILGDLRTEFVETSLSAPLGMLACWEAPSVEIEPAGGETLLLYSDGLLHRTGEPMDRAFTRLHAAAAGVPRASRHDPEAVVDHIVRTMLPQGLDDPSSEEDVVLLAAYFEE; this is encoded by the coding sequence ATGACCACCCCTCACGTGCCGAAAGTGGCTGGAATCGAACCAGCCCTTCCCGCCCCCGCGCACACTGTCGACCCGCACGGGCCGAAAGCTCCCCCGGGGTGCGCTGCCGGCGCCCCGTCCGACGCCTCGTCAGCCGGTTCGTCTGACGGCTTGTCCGACACCTCCCCGGGCGGCTCCCCGGGTGCCGCAGCCGGCCCCGCGCCCGCTGTCGTCCCCGACGTCTCCGTCGTCGACCAACTCGCCGCGGTCCAGGACCGGCTGGCCGGCTGGATCTCCGACCTCAGCACCCTGCACGACCTGACCGAACAGCTCGCACGCACCCGTACGCTGGAGGACGCCCTCCACGAGCTGCTGCGCGCCGGTGCCTCCCTGGTCGGCGCGCGCCGCGGTCTGGTCGTCCTCGCCCCGTCCGACGGGCTCGGCCCGGAGACCACCGTCGGCCTCGGCCTCGGCCACGCCGAGATCGGGCACATCGAGACCATCCCGCGCCGCGCCCTGTCGTACGCGCGGATACTGGACGGCCTCCCCGAGCGGGCCACCGGCGACGACACCCGGTCCGGTCCGCTCGACGACACCTGCCACCCGGCGCGCGGCGAGGGCCGTACCGCCGGCCCCCGCAACGACGTGCCCGCGGGCCCCTGCACCGAGATCGCCGAACCCGACATCCCCGGTGAGAAGGACCTCGACCCCCGCCTGCGCGAGGTCGCCGCCCGGCTCGGGTACGCCGCGAGTTATGCGGTCCCGCTCTGCGGTGAACCCTTCGGCAGGACCGGCGCCGCGGTCTGGCTCTACGACGAACCGGCCGAGCCCACCGCACGGCAGCGCCATCTCGTCGGCCTCTACCGCGCGCACGCCGCCGAACACGTCGCCCGCCTCCTCGAACTCCACCGCAGCCGCCGGGCCACCGAAACCCTCCGCGAGGAACTGCTGCCGCACCGGCTGCCGCGGATCCCCGGCGTACGCCTCGCGGTGCGGCACAGCACCGGGCCGCGCGGCGGCGGCGACTGGTACGACGCGCTACCGTTGCCCGACGGCGCCCTGGGCCTGGCCGTCGGTTCGGTGACCGGCTCCGGGCCGAGCGCGGTGGCGGCCATGGGGCGGCTGCGGGCGTCCCTGCGGGCCTACGCCGTCATGGAGGGCGAGGATCCGGTCGCGGTCCTCTCGGATCTCGAACTGCTGCTCCGGCTGACCGAGCCCGCCCGCAGCGCCACCGCGCTGTTCGCCTACACCGAGCCGCCGCCCGGCGCCCCGGGCGGGCCGCCGGTGCTGCCGGGAGGCGTCGCCGACCCCTTCGCCCGCAAGCTGCTGCTGGCCGGGGCGGGACACTGCCCGCCGCTGATCCTCGGCGATCTGCGGACCGAGTTCGTGGAGACCTCGCTGTCCGCGCCGCTGGGCATGCTGGCGTGCTGGGAAGCGCCGAGCGTGGAGATCGAACCGGCCGGCGGCGAGACCCTGCTGCTCTACAGCGACGGGCTGCTGCACCGCACCGGCGAGCCCATGGACCGCGCCTTCACCCGGCTGCACGCGGCCGCCGCGGGCGTGCCCAGGGCGAGCCGCCATGATCCGGAGGCGGTCGTCGATCACATCGTGCGCACGATGCTGCCGCAGGGTCTGGACGATCCGTCCTCGGAGGAGGACGTGGTGCTGCTCGCGGCGTACTTCGAGGAGTGA
- a CDS encoding bifunctional DNA primase/polymerase: protein MREILGRRRKLLFRRGGKPAQLGAALHYATEWQWPVLPGVGLRSGGRQPAGARLGLGERITRRCSCPDPDCVVPGAHPFDPGLLAATTDARMVRWWWTNRPDAPVVLATGGGAPCAVSLPAVAGARALAALDHFGVRLGPVVATPTRWSLLVSPYGLPELGELLHSQDWVPSSLRFHGEGGYVVLPPSQIGTGRVRWERPPASPKLSTSPPLSTSFERGDPRAQGGPPSPAVPWLPEVATIVDALVTASTGSPDGGSRLAY, encoded by the coding sequence ATGCGCGAGATCCTCGGAAGGCGACGCAAGCTCCTGTTCCGGCGCGGCGGAAAGCCGGCGCAGCTCGGTGCGGCGCTCCACTACGCCACCGAGTGGCAGTGGCCCGTACTTCCCGGTGTGGGACTCCGGTCCGGCGGCCGGCAGCCGGCCGGCGCCCGGCTCGGCCTCGGCGAGCGGATCACGCGTCGCTGCAGCTGCCCGGATCCCGACTGCGTGGTGCCCGGCGCGCACCCCTTCGACCCCGGCCTGCTCGCGGCCACGACCGACGCCCGGATGGTGCGGTGGTGGTGGACGAACCGCCCCGACGCCCCGGTCGTGCTGGCCACCGGCGGCGGCGCGCCCTGCGCGGTGAGCCTGCCCGCGGTCGCCGGGGCCCGCGCCCTGGCGGCGCTGGACCACTTCGGCGTGCGCCTGGGTCCCGTGGTGGCCACGCCCACCCGCTGGTCACTGCTCGTATCGCCGTACGGCCTGCCGGAGTTGGGCGAGCTGCTGCACTCCCAGGACTGGGTGCCCAGCTCGCTGCGGTTCCACGGTGAGGGCGGCTATGTGGTGCTCCCGCCCTCCCAGATCGGCACCGGCCGGGTCCGCTGGGAGCGGCCGCCGGCCTCCCCCAAACTCTCAACTTCTCCCCCACTCTCCACTTCGTTCGAGCGGGGGGACCCCCGTGCGCAGGGGGGACCCCCATCCCCGGCCGTACCCTGGCTGCCGGAGGTGGCCACGATCGTGGACGCGCTGGTCACGGCGAGCACCGGCTCCCCCGACGGCGGCAGCCGGCTCGCGTACTGA
- a CDS encoding TetR/AcrR family transcriptional regulator gives MTTAHHAPGETRPGGRTARTRQAVLTAVFQELGDGGFAALTMERVAQRSGIHVATLYRRWRCTEGLVCDLLTDLSSEVPLPDSGTLPGDLQALAGSIAAFYGEARMRRLIEAVVSAAARDPEAAAVLRTFFGERLALAGRMVERAVERGELPADTDPEKVMSALGAPFYYRILIARRPVDQDLAASAATAVWAAARAGAYGRKDDGPAHDTSPGG, from the coding sequence GTGACGACAGCGCACCATGCCCCGGGCGAGACCAGGCCCGGTGGTCGTACCGCCCGCACCCGCCAAGCCGTATTGACCGCCGTGTTCCAGGAGTTGGGCGACGGCGGCTTCGCCGCGCTGACCATGGAGAGGGTCGCGCAGCGGTCCGGAATTCATGTGGCGACGCTCTACCGTCGCTGGCGCTGCACCGAGGGCCTGGTGTGCGATCTGCTGACCGACCTGAGTTCGGAGGTGCCGCTGCCGGACTCCGGCACCCTGCCCGGGGACCTGCAGGCGCTGGCCGGCTCGATAGCCGCCTTCTACGGGGAGGCGCGGATGCGCCGGCTGATCGAGGCGGTGGTCTCCGCCGCGGCCCGTGACCCCGAGGCGGCGGCGGTGCTGCGAACCTTCTTCGGCGAACGGCTGGCGCTGGCCGGCCGGATGGTGGAGCGGGCCGTCGAGCGCGGCGAACTGCCCGCGGACACCGACCCGGAGAAGGTGATGTCGGCGCTCGGCGCGCCCTTCTACTACCGGATTCTGATCGCCCGTCGCCCCGTCGACCAGGATCTCGCCGCATCCGCCGCCACCGCGGTCTGGGCGGCCGCCCGGGCCGGTGCGTACGGGCGCAAGGACGACGGCCCCGCACACGACACGTCTCCCGGCGGCTGA
- a CDS encoding ATP-binding protein, translating to MSIWWSLHLRREAASVPLARRLLLGTMETAGVDPDICYDLAVALSEACANAVEHGGDAATEDYRVTAFIDGDTCRIEVTDSGPGFRHCPAPPHTAADRALPPAPVPTPAQAPAFAEDGRGLFLIEALTDHVRYRNRTGRPGAVVSFDKILKWREGAALPMAS from the coding sequence ATGAGCATCTGGTGGTCACTCCATTTGCGGCGTGAGGCTGCGAGCGTGCCGCTGGCCCGTCGTCTGCTGCTGGGCACGATGGAGACGGCGGGCGTCGACCCGGACATCTGTTACGACCTTGCGGTGGCTCTCTCGGAGGCCTGCGCGAACGCCGTCGAACACGGTGGTGATGCCGCCACCGAGGACTACCGCGTCACGGCCTTCATCGACGGTGACACCTGCCGCATCGAAGTGACCGACTCGGGCCCCGGGTTCCGCCACTGCCCCGCGCCACCCCATACCGCTGCGGACCGAGCCCTCCCGCCGGCCCCCGTGCCCACCCCCGCACAGGCTCCCGCCTTCGCCGAGGACGGCCGGGGGCTCTTTCTGATCGAGGCCCTCACCGACCACGTCCGCTACCGCAACCGCACGGGCCGCCCCGGCGCGGTCGTCAGCTTCGACAAGATCCTCAAATGGCGCGAGGGGGCGGCGCTGCCGATGGCGTCGTAG
- a CDS encoding copper resistance protein CopC, whose product MVTTGLGPRRSAVLRLLVVAVALAGALIGGFGGAAPASAHAALTGSTPAQGSVVEKAPEQVTLTFSEGVAMGDNSIRVLDPRGKRVDPGKLRNLSSGSTVKYGAGLPPGLGNGTYTVTWQAVSADSHPVSGAFTFSVGAPSKATAPVPQQQAGGGLVGALYGVARYLAYAGFILLIGGAAFVVACRPAAALVRSVQRLVVQGWALLAGTTVVMLLLRTPYTGSGDLADVFDLGGLQQVLVTKPGAALVSRLLLLAAAALFVAVLFGTFARLHEPVAEEGAAPEDGAAPVERSAPGEKDGAGAGEKDTGGAGQQAVDAADLARQRRDLTFGLAFGGVIVAAGLAATWALAEHASTGLQTAVAMPVDVLHLLAVAAWLGGLAALVVSLYWGPPVERTAVRRFSRIAFGSVLVLVATGVYQSWRQVGSWHALTDTTYGWLLLLKVGLVVVLVGIAGVSRRWTGRLAEARTAEGRSSEGRSSEAEVPRAEVPQAEVPQAEEGTAVEKDGEAEQDSEAEKAAVGASATVGAATGSAPPTASAAPPSPASASAASAASASAGAPPQSPGKTAEGTSGQAPGRNPDGNSDRTPDQAQDQTPDQAPDRTPDEPPDPARAAQLARQQAALCTARTKRQRDADPERLALRRSVLAEASVAVVLLVVTTVLTATEPARTEEAVKARSGGQSTATGRPQVLNIPFDTGGTNGKGTARLDLAPGRSGSANTLRLRITDPSGKAVDVPEVKVSFTQKAKKIGPLPIAPKHLGKGQWRADGVQLPVPGQWQLSLLVRTSDIDQVTEIKNVKIG is encoded by the coding sequence ATGGTCACCACCGGGCTCGGGCCGCGACGGTCCGCCGTGCTGCGCCTGCTGGTCGTCGCGGTGGCGCTGGCCGGCGCGCTGATCGGCGGGTTCGGCGGCGCCGCCCCGGCCTCGGCGCATGCCGCGCTGACCGGGAGCACCCCCGCGCAGGGTTCGGTGGTGGAAAAGGCCCCGGAGCAGGTGACGCTCACCTTCTCCGAGGGCGTCGCGATGGGCGACAACTCGATCCGGGTGCTGGATCCGCGGGGCAAACGGGTGGACCCCGGCAAGCTGCGCAACCTGAGCAGCGGCAGCACCGTCAAATACGGCGCGGGGCTGCCACCGGGGCTCGGCAACGGCACGTACACCGTGACCTGGCAGGCGGTCTCCGCCGACAGCCACCCCGTCTCCGGCGCCTTCACCTTCTCGGTCGGCGCGCCCTCCAAGGCCACCGCCCCGGTACCGCAGCAGCAGGCCGGCGGCGGTCTGGTCGGCGCGCTCTACGGCGTCGCCCGCTACCTCGCCTACGCCGGGTTCATCCTGCTCATCGGCGGCGCGGCCTTCGTGGTGGCCTGCCGGCCGGCCGCCGCCCTCGTACGGTCGGTGCAGCGGCTGGTCGTCCAGGGGTGGGCGCTGCTGGCCGGCACCACCGTGGTGATGCTGCTGCTGCGCACCCCGTACACGGGGTCCGGCGATCTCGCCGATGTCTTCGACCTCGGCGGACTCCAGCAGGTCCTGGTCACCAAGCCGGGCGCGGCGCTGGTCTCCCGACTGCTGCTGCTCGCCGCCGCGGCGCTGTTCGTGGCGGTGCTCTTCGGGACGTTCGCGCGGCTGCACGAGCCGGTGGCGGAGGAGGGGGCGGCTCCGGAGGACGGGGCGGCCCCGGTAGAGAGGAGCGCGCCGGGCGAGAAGGACGGCGCGGGCGCCGGGGAGAAGGACACCGGCGGCGCCGGGCAGCAGGCCGTGGACGCCGCCGACCTCGCCAGGCAGCGCAGGGACCTCACCTTCGGGCTCGCCTTCGGCGGGGTGATCGTCGCCGCGGGGCTCGCCGCTACCTGGGCGTTGGCCGAACACGCCTCGACCGGTCTGCAGACCGCCGTCGCGATGCCGGTCGATGTGCTGCATCTGCTGGCGGTCGCCGCCTGGCTCGGCGGGCTGGCCGCACTGGTCGTGTCCCTGTACTGGGGGCCGCCCGTCGAGCGGACCGCCGTACGACGCTTCTCGCGGATCGCGTTCGGCTCGGTGCTGGTGCTGGTGGCCACCGGTGTGTATCAGTCCTGGCGGCAGGTCGGCAGCTGGCATGCGCTGACCGACACCACGTACGGGTGGCTGCTGCTGCTCAAGGTGGGCCTGGTCGTGGTGCTCGTCGGGATCGCCGGGGTGTCACGGCGGTGGACGGGGCGGCTGGCGGAGGCACGGACGGCCGAGGGCCGGTCGTCCGAGGGCCGGTCGTCCGAGGCCGAAGTGCCGCGGGCCGAAGTGCCGCAGGCCGAAGTGCCGCAGGCCGAAGAGGGCACCGCGGTGGAGAAGGACGGCGAAGCGGAACAGGACAGCGAAGCGGAGAAGGCAGCCGTCGGCGCCTCGGCCACAGTCGGCGCGGCCACCGGATCGGCTCCTCCCACCGCATCGGCTGCTCCCCCTTCCCCTGCTTCGGCTTCCGCTGCTTCGGCTGCTTCGGCTTCCGCCGGCGCTCCCCCGCAGAGCCCCGGCAAGACCGCGGAAGGGACCTCGGGCCAGGCCCCGGGCCGGAACCCGGACGGGAACTCTGACCGGACGCCGGACCAGGCGCAGGACCAGACGCCGGACCAGGCGCCGGACCGGACGCCGGACGAACCCCCCGACCCCGCCCGCGCCGCCCAACTCGCCCGTCAGCAGGCCGCGTTGTGTACCGCCCGTACCAAGCGGCAGCGCGATGCAGATCCGGAGCGGCTGGCGCTGCGCCGGTCGGTGCTGGCCGAGGCGTCGGTCGCCGTCGTCCTGCTCGTGGTGACCACGGTGCTGACCGCCACCGAACCGGCTCGCACCGAGGAGGCGGTCAAGGCCCGCTCGGGCGGGCAGTCCACCGCGACCGGTCGGCCCCAGGTGCTGAACATCCCGTTCGACACCGGCGGCACGAACGGCAAGGGCACCGCCCGCCTCGACCTCGCCCCGGGGCGCAGCGGCAGCGCCAACACGCTGCGGCTGCGGATCACGGACCCGTCGGGCAAGGCGGTCGACGTCCCCGAGGTGAAGGTCTCCTTCACCCAGAAGGCCAAGAAGATCGGGCCGCTGCCGATCGCCCCGAAGCACCTCGGCAAGGGCCAATGGCGGGCGGACGGGGTCCAGCTGCCGGTCCCGGGGCAGTGGCAGCTCTCGCTGCTCGTACGGACCTCCGACATCGACCAGGTGACCGAGATCAAGAACGTGAAGATCGGCTGA
- a CDS encoding YcnI family protein encodes MSKNSKMAKMSQQQSDASPTRRLARRLPLVGAAAAGSVLLLAGPAFAHVSVQPSGPAAKGGYATVNFKVPNEKDDASTVKLEVTLPTDHPLASVMPQPVPGWKISVTKAKLPKPIEMEGEKITEAPSKITWTADGKGVEPGQFQQFPLSVGQLPKDTDQVVFKALQTYDNKEVVRWIEPTKEGAPEPENPAPVLKLGAPEEDGHGAAGANDKSGATTGMKATAATADASGSDTTARVLGATGIVVGIIGVGFGVFAGRRRSA; translated from the coding sequence ATGTCGAAGAACTCGAAGATGGCGAAGATGTCGCAGCAGCAGTCGGACGCGTCGCCCACGCGCCGGCTCGCCCGGCGGCTGCCGCTGGTGGGCGCCGCCGCGGCCGGCAGCGTGCTGCTGCTCGCCGGTCCGGCCTTTGCGCACGTCAGCGTGCAGCCGTCGGGTCCGGCCGCCAAGGGCGGCTATGCGACCGTCAACTTCAAGGTGCCCAATGAGAAGGACGACGCCTCGACGGTGAAGCTCGAGGTGACGCTGCCCACCGACCACCCGCTGGCGTCCGTGATGCCGCAGCCGGTGCCCGGCTGGAAGATCTCGGTCACCAAGGCCAAGCTCCCCAAGCCGATCGAGATGGAGGGCGAGAAGATCACCGAAGCGCCCTCGAAGATCACCTGGACCGCCGACGGCAAGGGCGTGGAGCCCGGCCAGTTCCAGCAGTTCCCGCTCTCCGTCGGCCAGCTGCCCAAGGACACCGACCAGGTCGTCTTCAAGGCGCTCCAGACGTACGACAACAAGGAGGTCGTGCGCTGGATCGAGCCGACGAAGGAGGGCGCCCCGGAGCCGGAGAACCCGGCCCCGGTCCTCAAGCTCGGCGCGCCCGAGGAGGACGGCCACGGCGCCGCCGGCGCGAACGACAAGAGCGGTGCCACCACCGGCATGAAGGCCACGGCCGCCACCGCGGACGCGTCCGGCAGTGACACCACGGCCCGCGTCCTGGGCGCCACCGGCATCGTCGTCGGCATCATCGGCGTCGGCTTCGGCGTGTTCGCCGGCCGGCGCCGCAGCGCCTGA
- a CDS encoding aminopeptidase P family protein: MTDELTPETPDEDEQPIKQRKNGLYPGVSDELAENMKGGWADTELHDLQPVEQAPNAARRRAALSARFPGERLVIPAGNLKTRSNDTEYAFRASTEYVYLTGDQTDDSVLVLEPTKDGHEATVHRLPRSNRENGEFWLDGMGELWVGRRHSLSEAEALLGVPCKDVRELAGALKEATGPVRVVRGHDAGIEAALTDKVTAERDEELRVFLSEARAVKDAFEIGELQKAVDSTVRGFEDVVKVLDKAEATSERYIEGTFFLRARVEGNDIGYGSICAAGPHATTLHWVRNNGEVRSGDLLLLDAGVETHTLYTADVTRTLPINGRYTDLQRTIYDAVYEAQEAGIAAVKPGAAYRDFHDAAQRVLTEKLVEWGLVEGPVERVLELGLQRRWTLHGTGHMLGLDVHDCAAARTEHYVNGTLEPGMVLTVEPGLYFQADDLTVPEEYRGIGVRIEDDILVTDDGNRNLSAALPRRSDEVEAWMAGLLGK, from the coding sequence GTGACCGACGAGCTCACGCCGGAGACCCCGGACGAGGACGAGCAGCCGATCAAGCAGCGCAAGAACGGCCTTTACCCGGGCGTCTCGGATGAGCTCGCGGAGAACATGAAGGGCGGCTGGGCCGACACGGAGCTGCATGATCTGCAGCCGGTCGAGCAGGCCCCGAACGCCGCCCGCCGCCGCGCCGCGCTGTCCGCGCGCTTCCCCGGTGAGCGCCTGGTGATCCCGGCGGGCAACCTGAAGACCCGCTCCAACGACACCGAGTACGCCTTCCGCGCCTCGACGGAGTACGTCTACCTCACCGGCGACCAGACCGACGACAGCGTCCTGGTCCTGGAGCCCACGAAGGACGGCCACGAGGCGACGGTCCACCGGCTGCCCCGCTCCAACCGCGAGAACGGCGAGTTCTGGCTCGACGGCATGGGCGAGCTGTGGGTCGGCCGGCGCCACAGCCTCAGCGAGGCCGAGGCGTTGCTCGGCGTCCCGTGCAAGGACGTCCGCGAGCTGGCCGGCGCGCTCAAGGAGGCCACCGGACCGGTCCGTGTGGTGCGCGGCCATGACGCCGGCATCGAGGCCGCGCTGACCGACAAGGTCACCGCCGAGCGCGACGAGGAGCTGCGCGTCTTCCTCTCCGAGGCGCGCGCGGTCAAGGACGCGTTCGAGATCGGTGAGCTGCAGAAGGCCGTCGACTCGACGGTGCGCGGCTTCGAGGACGTCGTCAAGGTCCTGGACAAGGCCGAGGCGACCAGCGAGCGCTACATCGAAGGAACGTTCTTCCTGCGCGCCCGCGTCGAGGGCAACGACATCGGCTACGGCTCGATCTGCGCGGCCGGCCCGCACGCCACCACCCTGCACTGGGTCCGTAACAACGGCGAGGTCCGCTCCGGCGACCTGCTCCTGCTGGACGCCGGTGTGGAGACCCACACCCTCTACACCGCCGACGTCACCCGCACCCTGCCCATCAACGGCCGCTACACCGACCTCCAGCGCACGATCTACGACGCGGTGTACGAGGCGCAGGAGGCGGGCATCGCGGCGGTCAAGCCGGGCGCGGCCTACCGCGACTTCCACGACGCGGCACAGCGGGTGCTGACCGAGAAGCTGGTCGAGTGGGGTCTGGTCGAGGGCCCGGTCGAGCGGGTGCTGGAGCTGGGGCTGCAGCGCCGCTGGACCCTGCACGGCACCGGCCACATGCTCGGCCTGGACGTCCACGACTGCGCCGCGGCCCGCACCGAGCACTACGTCAACGGGACGCTGGAGCCGGGCATGGTGCTGACCGTGGAGCCCGGTCTGTACTTCCAGGCGGACGATCTGACGGTGCCCGAGGAGTACCGCGGAATCGGCGTCCGGATCGAGGACGACATCCTCGTGACGGACGACGGCAACCGGAACCTGTCGGCCGCGCTGCCGCGGCGGTCGGACGAGGTCGAGGCCTGGATGGCGGGGCTGCTCGGCAAGTAG
- a CDS encoding copper chaperone PCu(A)C — MNRRTTLAAALTLTAALTLAGCGGAGGAPQLKVADSYMPQPVDQNMAGAYFTVKNSGDTADKLTSVTSDLSKNITLHKTAGTKMEQVNSLAIPAGGELRLSRGGNHLMFMGLKKKPAEGDKVAIELHFATAGPIKVTVPVKALTYAPKK, encoded by the coding sequence GTGAACCGCCGCACCACCCTCGCCGCCGCCCTCACCCTCACCGCCGCCCTCACCCTGGCGGGCTGCGGCGGCGCGGGCGGCGCACCGCAGCTCAAGGTCGCGGACTCGTACATGCCCCAGCCGGTCGACCAGAACATGGCCGGCGCGTACTTCACCGTCAAGAACAGCGGTGACACCGCGGACAAGCTCACCTCGGTCACCAGCGACCTGTCCAAGAACATCACGCTCCACAAGACGGCCGGCACCAAGATGGAGCAGGTCAACTCGCTGGCGATACCCGCGGGCGGCGAGCTCCGGCTCAGCCGCGGAGGCAACCATCTGATGTTCATGGGGCTGAAGAAGAAGCCGGCCGAGGGCGACAAGGTGGCCATCGAGCTGCACTTCGCCACCGCCGGTCCGATCAAGGTGACGGTCCCGGTCAAGGCCCTCACCTACGCGCCGAAGAAGTAG
- a CDS encoding SCO family protein, with protein sequence MHRRTLLASALAAAAAFSLTACNGDDDKPAAEVSGGTAAKPIVTLDSPLEKPDLVLTDTSGKKYDLVEKTKGHPTLIYFGYTNCPDVCPLTMANIAVAVKQLPPAERKDLRVVFITSDPERDTPAALKKWLGGIDKDFTGLTGNFDTIRGGARDVNIGIEKPVKKKNGDVVSTHGAQVLLTSPKDDKIHWMGMQEATSDNYTKALPKIVKGQNP encoded by the coding sequence ATGCACAGAAGGACCCTGCTCGCGTCCGCCCTGGCGGCGGCCGCGGCTTTCAGCCTGACCGCCTGCAACGGCGATGACGACAAGCCCGCCGCGGAGGTCTCCGGGGGCACCGCGGCCAAGCCGATCGTCACGCTCGACAGCCCCTTGGAGAAGCCGGATCTCGTCCTGACCGACACCAGCGGCAAGAAGTACGACCTGGTGGAGAAGACCAAGGGCCACCCGACGCTGATCTACTTCGGTTACACCAACTGCCCGGACGTCTGTCCGCTGACGATGGCCAACATCGCGGTCGCGGTGAAGCAGCTGCCGCCGGCCGAACGGAAGGACCTGCGGGTCGTCTTCATCACCTCCGACCCGGAGCGGGACACCCCGGCCGCGCTCAAGAAGTGGCTCGGCGGTATCGACAAGGACTTCACCGGCCTGACCGGCAATTTCGACACCATCCGGGGTGGTGCGCGCGACGTGAACATCGGGATCGAGAAGCCGGTCAAGAAGAAGAACGGCGATGTCGTCTCCACCCATGGTGCGCAGGTGCTGCTGACCTCCCCCAAGGACGACAAGATCCACTGGATGGGCATGCAGGAGGCGACCTCCGACAACTACACCAAGGCACTTCCGAAGATCGTCAAGGGGCAGAACCCGTGA